GGCGACATCGCGATCGGCGCCGTCGCCGTTCCGGACAGTCAGGTTGACGCGGCTGCCGCGTGGCCCCTGGAGAAGATGATACAGGTTGATGGCTTCATCGGCCTGCGGCACGCCGCGACCGTGGATCCGCAGCACGCGTTCGTCGAACCAGCGACGGACGGGCACCTTGTCCACGGCGATGATCTCGGTGCCCGGCACCAGCCCGGCGGCCTCCACCTCGCCACCGCCCGCAGCCCGCGCCACGAGGATGCGTCCATCGACGGCCTGCAGTTCGAGCGCCGGCCCGTCGAAGTCCGGTCTCACGTAGCCCCAGGGCGGAAGCACCAGCGTGTGGCCGTCGCGAAGCCCGGCCACGAGTTCCATCAACACGTCGTAGTAGGCGTCAACGTCGGGCGCAGCCAGCACGCGAGGGATGCTGGCCCGCGCGGCCGCATCCCAGTCCAGGCCCGGCCTGTCGCCGAAGTGGGGAAAGGCGCCTTTCGTCTCGGACCACACCTGCATCAGGCCCCACAGCCGTTGTTCGGGTGCTCCGGTCCAGGCCTCGGCGGCCGATCCTCCCGGCGTTCCGGGCTGTGCCGCGGCCATCGTCGCCAGCAGGGCGGGCAGCAGCAGCGCCGCCCGTGCGATCCCATTCAGGTTGATGTTCATCGTGTATCCCGCCGTCCAGGGGTTGGCCCCCGCGCGGCAGCGACAGAACGCCGCCGGCCGATCCGCGCGGGAAGTACCCTACGCAGGATCGGCCGGCGGGTTCGCTGTCAACATCAGGTCCGGATGCTGACCGCAGCTATTTCAACATCGTCACCTTGCGCACGTCGACCTGGCCTTCACTGCGCGTCTCCACGAAGTACAGGCCCGACGCCGCGCGATCACCGCCGTCATCGGCACCGTCCCACGCCACGGTGCCGGTTGCCGCAGCCACCGGACCGTCCAGCAGCGTGCGAACCAGGGCGCCGCGGACATCGAACACCTTCATGACGACGTGCCCCGGTGCCGGCAGCGTGTACGCGAGGGTGACGACGGGATTGAACGGGTTGGGGTTCGCGGCGACGGCCAGACGGGGCGCCGCATCCGGGATCTCCGCGGGAGTCACCCACATCCATTGAATGAGTCCAAAGTAGTCCATGACATTCCCCAGCAGGATCGTCCGCGTCGACGGCGGCGCCGGGTACTTGGCGGGCGGATTCATCACGTACATCAGGTCGTGGTTCATCGACACCACCCGGCTGGAGCCGGCGACCTTGAGCGTGGCGGCCGCGTAGGAATAGGGCGTGCTCGTGTGGTCGGGTGCGGCGAATTCCGCCAGGCGCACCGCTCCACCGAGCGGGACAACGGTGTCGAAGTCGTTGATGCCGGCGCATCCGCCGTAGGCGATCCAGGCGCCGGCGGTAGTGAAAACGGGGTTGCCCGCGTCCCTGACCACCAGCGGCGCCACCTGGCCGGCGATGTTGTCGCGGATGTCCCCGTCGATGTACGACACGCCCATCCTCGTCTCGAGGAAGGTGCGCGCCGCGCTGCCCGAGGTGTACAGGCTTTGCGCTAGGTCGTCACCGGTCATGAACAGGTCGCGCTCACCCAGGCCGAGCCATGCGTTCAGCAGGCCGATGTCGTTGCCCGGGTCACCGGCGAAGTCGCCGTTCGAAAGGGTATACGTGCTGAGATCGCCGGCCGTGTAGAACATATCCGTGTAGCCGTCGATCTGCGAGATGGTGGCGCGCCCGCCGAGGCCGTTGCCCACGCCGGAGCTCGGCCCGTGCGTGTCGAAGACGTCGTAGTCGACGCCCCTTTCCCAGCCGGCATAGCGCAGCGCACTAAGCCATTCGTCCTCGCCGCCGCGGAACCCGAAGTCGTTCCAGAAAAGCACCTCCGGCTGGTGACCCGCCGCATTGCTGATCGACGGCAGGCCGCTGACCGAGAAGGCGCTGGGATACGTCAACCTCTCCGGGTTGCCGAATTGGCTGATGTCGCCGGGCAGGGTCGCGGTCCGCGTGTCGCCGGCCACATGGTCGGTGGCCGCAAAGTAGTAGTGCAGCACGTCGCCCGGGAAGATCATGCCCGTGTCGGGCAGGTCGAAGTTGTAGCGGTTCGCGACCTGCGCTCCGGACGCGGTGTACGTCAGCCTGGCCGCAACCGGGTTCGAAGGCAGAGCACGGTACGCATCGAACAGCGGGTTCTGCACAGCGAAGGTCCAGTGCAGCTGCGGCATGTCCAGCGTACCGCCGGACCGCGGCGTCGCGTCGATCCAGATCGAATCGCCGGGGTCGTTCCGCATATGCGTGCGGGCCGAGATATTGGCCGCCATGTCGAAGCGCACCGAGTTGGCGCCCAGGTTCGCCAGGTCGACGTCGCCGATGGCCGGGAAGCCGTCGTTCGCCAGGCGGATCTCGGTCGCGACAAGGCGGGGACCCGTCGTCGGGTACACCTTCAGGCTCACATTGTCGAAGTACGGCGCCGGCGTGCCGTCGGTGCCGTCCACGTCGAACATGAAGCCGAATTCGTAGACTCCCAGCGTCAACTGGACTTGCTGGGCTCCGGGCACCACCAGATCATCGACAACATTGATCGTGCGCAGGTAGTTCGGCCCACCATAGTACACAAAGTTGCGGTCCTTCCACGCCGCGGCTTCGATGTCACTGCCCAGGGGCGCCGTGCGGATGCTCCACGTGTAGAAGATGCCGGGCGAATCAAAGCCAAGCAGCTCGTGGCGGTAGACGTCGAAGGCCATGGTCATGCCGAACAGCCCCGGATCGGGCAAGGCCATGCCCGGCGAATAGACCGAGTTATGGATGTGGTAACTCGGTCCGAGCAGCCCTCCCGTGTTGTTCACGATGTAGCCGCCCGGGGGGCCGTAGTCGTTCCCTGGGCCACCGACGGTGCCGCCGGTGCCGGGCACCACCAGGCCGTCGTCGATGAAGGCGACCAGCTTCGAGTAGTTCGAGGCGCAGTCGTCGAGGTCTCCGAGCACGCCCCACACGCGCGCAAAGTCGCCAACGCCCATGTTGGGTGTCGGCGACCAGTCCGGTCCGAGCAACCCGTCCTCGAAGTCCTCCACGTACGGGGTGCCGTTCACGGTCACCGTGATGTTGTCCAGGCGGGCGGCGCCGCTGGTCGGCCACAGGCAGTCGCCGTCGGACCAGGCGCCGTCCGAGCTGAAGATGAAGGCGACCGCGATGTCGGTGTCTTCATACAGTTCGGACCCGGCGTAGGTGAACGTGTAGTCGACGGCCGCCGTACCGATGCCGTCCCAAGACAAGCCCTGGCCGCCGTTGATCGGCTCGAAGTACGGACTGGCCGCTGTCCGGCGCTGCAGGGTCATGAAGTCGTAGCCCGGCTCGGTGTCGTAGACGAGGTCGGCCTGGACGCGCACGGTCGCAGCCCCGCCCACCGTTTTGCGGAATTCGAGCATGTCGTACCAGCTGTTGTTGTACCCGCCGGCCAGGTCGCCGGCGCCGCACGAGGCAAGCGCCATGGTGCCGCACCACGCAACCCGACCGCTCAGCGGAGCCGCGACGCCGTAGGTATCGACATGCCAGTGGTTGGCCGGCGCCGTCTCGTCGACGGAATACCAGCCGTCGGGAAGCAGGCCGGCGCCACCCGGGCGGGCCTCGGCGGTCTCGAAGTCGCCGCGATACGGATACAGGCCGCCCGGTCCCATCAGGTCGACCGTGTCGCCGGCTGCCTTCGCGGTCGAGGCGCTGAAGTACAGGGCCGTTTGCGAGGTGGCCTGGCGTTCGGAGGCCGCAGCCGCCCCGGCCAGGAACAGGATAGCGAGGATGGTCAGGCCGGGGGCCGGCCTCAGGGTGACGTGTCGCATGGGCGCTCCTCCGCGTGTCGGGTACACGGCATTCGGCAGCGGCCACGGTACCGACGGAGCGAAGGTCGGGGCGAACGAGCGGGAGCGGGGACAATCGGGCTGCGACGGACCGCGCACCCGCTGCCATGGCGGGCCACTGGTTGATGATACGGAATGAGTGGCCGGGTTCGATAGGGGGCACCGCAAAATCGAACGACAAAATTGATCGTCGCGATCAATATTGTCTTGCCGTGTGATTTTTTGTCACCAGCGCCTGTAAATTGTGTATCGTCTTGCCTGACAATCGTTTACCATGCTGCGACTACACATCCGGCGCCCCGCACACCCGCGGCCGGAAAGAGGTCGAACTGGCTCCTCCACCCCGGCACACTATATTTGTGAAAAATCCCACCTTTGCACCGGCCCACCGGAAGGAAACGCCGTGCCCCAGACGCCCCCAGCCCGTGAATTCGCCGCGACCTGCCGCATCGGCACGAGGGGCTCGGACCTGGCCCTGTGGCAGGCCCACACCATCCAGCGATTGCTGGGCGAACTCGGCACGCAGACCGAGATCGAGATCATCAAGACGCGCGGCGACCGCATCGACGATGTGCCGCTGGCGCAACTCGAGGGCAAGGGTTTCTTCACCAAGGAACTCGAGGATGCGTTGCTCGCCGGTCGCGTCGACCTGGCGGTGCATTCGCTGAAGGACCTCGGCACCGACATGCCCGACGGCCTGGCGCTGGCGGCGATGGTCGGGCGTGAGGATGCGCGCGAGATGCTGCTCGTGCGCAAGGAGGCGGTCGACGAAGCGCGGCTGGCGCGCGGCGAGGCGCTGCCGATCAGGGACGGCGCGCGCCTGGGCACCAGCGCCGCGCGAAGGCAGGCGCAGGTGAAGAAGCTGCGGCCCGATGTGCAGATCGTCGACCTGCGCGGCAACGTGCCGACGCGCGTGAACCGGCTGCGCGAGGAACGCTACGACGCCATCCTGCTCGCCTGCGCCGGTCTCAAGCGGCTGGAACTGAAGCTCGACGACCTGTTCACGATGCCGCTCGACCCGGCCGTGTTCGTGCCCGCGCCCGCGCAGGGCATGCTGGGCCTGCAGTGCCGCGACGAGGACATCTGGAAGCGGACCATCGCGCAGCTCGACTGCACCGAGGCCGCGCGCGCGGTGCGCGCCGAGCGGACGCTGCTCTGCCGGCTGGAAGGCGGCTGCCAGCTGCCCTTCGGCGTGAACATCACCGGCTCTGCCTCGCAGTGGCGGCTGGAGGCCTTCCTCGCGCGCGACGTCGATGACGCCGCGCCGCTGCGCCTGAGCCTGAGCGGATCCGATCCCGAGGCGCTGGCCGAATCCGCCTGGTCGAAGCTGGCCCTGCACCGGGGGATGTGACCATGACTGCCGCCGGCCGCCGCATCGTCCTGACCCGCGAGGCGCAGGGCAATGCACCGTGGCTGGAGCGGCTGCGTGAGCTGGGGTTCGTGACCCTGGACCTGCCCCTGCTCCGCTACGAGACGCTGGACCCGCCGGCGCCGGCCGGGCGCTGGGACTGGGTGCTTCTCACATCGCCCCAGGGCGCGCGTGCCTATGCGGCATGGGCGGGCAGGCCCGACGGTGCGAAGATCGGCACGCTCGGCAACGGCACGCGCGCGGCGTTGGAAGCGGTGGGCCTGTTCGATGAACTGGGCTGCAACGTGGCCGACGGGGCGATGCTGGCGCGTGCGTTCGTGGCGAGCGTCACGGCGCCCTGCCGCGTGCTCCTGCCCGGCGCCGTGAGCCGCATGTCGGAGCCGGCGAAGACGCTGCGCATGGCCGGCTACGAGGTGCTCGACGTGCCGCTGTACCGCACGTCGGCAGTGCCGCCCGAACAGTTGCCGACGGCCCCGACGGCCGCCGCCGACATGGTCTTCTTCTGCAGCCCCACGGCGGTGCGCGCCTTCGTCGCCGCCTGGAAGGAACGACCGGACTGCGTGGCCATCGGCGCCACGACCGCGGCGGTTGCCCGCGAGGCCGGTTTCCGGACGGAGGTCGCCGAGACCCCCGACCTGGATGCCATGCTCCGGGCCGCCGGCCTGGGGCAGTGACCGCAAACAAACTGACCGGAGTGCACGCCATGGACATGTACGAACGCCCCCGCCGCCTGCGCGTCAGCCCCGTCATGCGCGAGATGGTCGCCGAGACCAGTGTCGAGGCCCGTCACCTGATCACGCCGCACTTCGTGGTCGAGGGCAAGGGCTTCAAGGACGAGATCGCCAGCATGCCCGGCGTGGGCCACTGCTCGGTCGACGAACTGGTGAAGGAAGTGGGCGCCGACCTCGAACTGGGCCTGAAGTCGCACCTGCTGTTCGGCATCCCCGACCGGAAGGACGCGCACGGCACCGCGGCGCTGGGCGACGATTCGGTCATCGCGCGCGCCCTGCGCGAGCTGAAGAAGCAGTTCGGCAGCGACATCATCACCGTCACCGATGTCTGCCTGTGCGCCTACACCAGCCACGGCCACTGCGGCTTCCTGGAGGACGGCAAGGTCGTCAACGACCCGAGTGTGGAGCAGCTGGCGAAGATGGCGCTGGCGCACGCGCGCAACGGCGCCGACATCGTCAGCCCTTCCGACATGATGGACGGCCGCGTCGGCGCCATGCGCGAACTTATGGACGACGAGGGCTACACCGACACCTCCATCATCGCCTACAGCGCCAAGTACGCCAGCGCCTACTACGGCCCGTTCCGCGACGCCTGCGACAGCGCGCCCCAGGGCGACCGCAAGAGCTACCAGATGGACCCTCGCAACGGCCGCGAAGGCGTGCTCGAGGCCATGCTCGACGTGGACGAGGGCGCCGACATGGTCATGGTCAAGCCTGCGCTCGCCTACCTGGACGTCATCCGCCGCGTGCGCGACGAGGTGATGGTGCCGGTGGTCTGCTACAACGTGTCGGGCGAGTACTCGCTGGTGAAGGCCGCCGCGGCTGCCGGCTGGGTGAACGAGGCCGCCATCGTGCGCGAGAACCTGCTGGCCATGCGCCGCGCGGGCAGTGACCTGATCATCACCTACCACGGGCGCGAGGCGCTGGCCAAGGGGTGGCTCAAGTGAGCAACGCGAACTGGTGGGAGCGGGCACAGAAGGTGATGCCCGGCGGCGTGAACAGCCCGGTGCGCTCGTTCAAGTCCGTGCCGGGCGATCCCCTGTTCTTCCGGTCGGCGAAGGGCTGCCGCTTCACCGACGAGGACGGCAAGTCGTACATCGACTGGTGCCTGAGCTGGGGCCCGCTCATCCTGGGCCACGCCGACGCCGAGGTGCACGCGGCGGCGCTCGAGGCCATGAACGAGGGCGCCAGCTTCGGCGCCCCCAGCCGCCGCGAGGTGCTCCTGGCCGAGGCCTTCCTGGCTCGGATGCCGCACTTCGACCAGGTGCGCTTCGTCAGCAGCGGCACCGAGGCCGTGATGAGCGCCATCCGCCTGGCGCGCGGGTTCACCGGGCGCGACGTGACCGTCAAGTTCAGCGGCTGCTACCACGGCCACACCGACAGCCTGCTTGTGGAAGCGGGCAGCGGGCTGGCCACCTTCGGCACGCCCAGCAGCGCCGGGGTACCCAAGGGCTTCAGCGACACGACGGTCGTGCTGCCCCTGGACGACGTGGCGAAGCTCGAGGCGTTCTTTGCCGCGCGCGGCAGCGAGGTGGCGGCGCTCATCATCGAGCCGGTGCCGGCCAACAGCGGCCTGCTCATCCAGCGGCCGGAGTTCCTGAAGGCCTGCCGCGACCTGACCACGAAGCACGGCGCGCTGCTCATCTTCGACGAGGTCATCACCGGTTTCCGTGTGGCCCGCGGCGGCGCGGCCGAACTGCTCGGCATCACGCCGGACCTCGGAACCTACGGCAAGATCATCGGCGGCGGGTTCCCCGTGGGCGCCTATGCGACCCGGCGGGACATCATGGCGCACGTGTCGCCGCTGGGCTCGGTGTACCAGGCCGGCACGCTGAGCGGCAACCCGGTGGCGATGGCCGCGGGCCTGGTCACGCTGGAGAAGACCGGTCGCCCCGGCTTCTACGAGGACCTGGAGCGCAAGGGCGCGCGCCTGGAGGCCGGGCTGCGGAAGGCCGCGGCCGACGCCGGCATCACCGCCAGCCTGGCGCGCCAGGGCTCGCTGTTCTGGTGCGTGTTCCAGCCCGAGGCGCCGCGCGCGGTCGAGGCCGTCGACGGCTCGAAGATGCCCACCTATGGCCGCCTGCACCGCGACCTGATCGACCGCGGCGTCTACCTGGCGCCGTCGGGCTGGGAAGTGGGCTTCGTCAGCGCGGCGCACGCCGACGCCGACATCGACGCCACGGTGAGCGCCGTGGCCGACACCTTCAAGAGCTGGAGCTGACGCGCATGGCCGACCTCAAGGACAGCATCTTCCTGAAGAACCTGCGCGGCGAGCCGTGCGACCGCACGCCCATCTGGATCATGCGGCAGGCCGGCCGCTACCTGCCGGAGTACCTGGAGGTGCGCTCGCGGATCTCGTTCAACGACCTCTGCCGCTCGCCCGAGGCTGCCTGCGAAGTGACCATCCAGCCGATAAGGCGGTTCGGGCTGGACGCGGCGATCATGTTCAGCGACATCCTGACGCCGCTTGAGGCGATGGGCGCCCCGTTCGACTTCTCGCACGGCGGCCCGAAGCTTGAGCGGCCGTTGCGCGACGAGCGCGACATCCGCTCGCTCGAACGCTACCCGTCGCTGGAAGGTGTCGGCTTCGTGGCCGACGCGATCAAGCTGATGAAGAAGGAACTGGGCGACCGCACGCCGCTGATCGGCTTTGCCGGGTCGCCGTTCACGCTGGCCAGCTACCTGATCGAGGGCGGCGGCTCCAAGGAATACGAGCACCTCAAGACGATGCTCTATTCGCGGCCCGAGCTGCTGCAGGAGCTGCTGGACCTGCTCGGTGACCAGATCCTCGACTACCTGCGCATGCAGGTCGACGCCGGCGTGGACGCCGTGCAGCTGTTCGACACCTGGGGCGGCATCCTGCACCCGGCCGACTACGAGAAGCACGTGCTGCCGGTGGTGCGGCGCATCCTCGACGGACTGAAGGACACGGGTGTGCCGCGCATCTACTTCCTGAAGGGCAGCGCGCCGTACAACCACCTGGTCTCGACGCTCGACTGCGAGTGCTTCGGCGTCGACTGGACGCAGGACCTGACACGCGCCATCGCCGAACTGCCCGGCCGCTGCGTGCAGGGCAACCTGGACCCGCTGGTGCTGTACGGCTCGCACGAGCAGGTGCGCCACCGGGCGCTGGAGATCTGCCGGCAGGGCGCCGCCGCCCCCGGGCATGTGTTCAACCTGGGCCACGGCATCCTGCCGCACGCCCCCATCCCCGCCGTGGAAACCCTGGTCCGCACGGTCCAGGAGTTCCGCCGCGGTCACTGATAGAGCAAGAGGACGGGCGACCATGTCCTTGAACATACCGGCCGACTTCGTCGAGAAGTACAACCAGCCGGGGCCGCGCTACACCAGCTACCCCACGGTGCCGGCGTGGAAGCAGCCCTTCGGCGATTCGGAATATCGCGAGTCCCTGGCCGCGCTCAACGAGCGGCCGGGCGACGAGCTGGCCATCTACCTGCACCTGCCCTTCTGCGCCAAGCACTGCTTCTACTGCGGGTGCAATGCGCTGGTCTCGCGCGAGAAGAACGCCGTCGAGGTGTACCTTGACCGCGTCGAGAAGGAACTCGCGATGGTCACGGCCCTCATCGGCACGAACCGGCGCGTGGTCCAGTTCCACTGGGGCGGCGGCACGCCGAACTACCTGAGCGAGTCCGAGGTGAACCGCGCGCTGGCCATGTTCCGCGGCGCGTTCGACATCGCGCCCGACGCCGAGGTCTCGCTGGAGATCGACCCGCGCATCGCCACGCCCGAACAGGTGGCCTCGCTGCGCGCAGCCGGGTTCAACCGCATCAGCCTGGGCGTGCAGGATTTCGAGGAATCGGTGCAGGTGGCCATCGGCCGCCGGCAGGGCCGCGAGCGCACGTTGAACGTGTACCAGGCCTGCCGTGATGCCGGCTTCCCGGGCGTGAACGTCGACCTGGTCTACGGACTGCCGGGCCAGACACGCGAATCGTTCGCCCACACGCTGGGCGAGATCATCGAACTGCAGCCGGATCGGGTGGCATGTTTCTCGTACGCCCACGTGCCCTGGGTGCGGCCGCGGCAGAACAAGGTCGACACCACGCGGATGCTGTCGGGCTACGACAAGTTCTCGCTGTTCATGCTGACGGTCGACCTGTTCCAGGACGCCGACTACACCTGGATCGGCATGGACCACTTCGCCAAGCGCAACGACGAGCTCTCGGTGGCGCTGCGCGACCGGGCACTGCACCGCAACTTCATGGGTTACGCCACCAAACCGGCCCCGCACATGCTGGCCTTCGGCATGAGCGGCATCGGCGACGTCTGTGACCGCTTCGTGCAGAACGACGCCGAACTGGACACGTGGGGCACCGCCATCGACGAGGGCCGCCTGCCCATCGTCAAGGGCCACAAGCTGTCGGACGACGACCGCATGCGGCGCCTGGTCATCCTCAACGTCATGTGCAACCTGGAGCTGCCGTGGGCCCTGACTGAGCGTGCATTCGGCGCGCCGGCCGACCGGCTGCTGGCCGAAGAATTGAAGGCACTGCCGCCGCTGGTGGAGGACGGACTGGTCGAGGTGAACGACCGCGGGCTGCGCATCACCGACAAGGGACGCTACTTCGTGCGCAACGTGGCCATGATCTTCGACGCCTACCTGGGCGGCACCCAGGACAAGCCGCTGTTCTCGAGGACCGTCTGAGATGGCCTCAGCGCGGAGTTCGCTCGCCGGGCGCGTCGACAACTACGCCACACCGCGCCTGGACCCGGCGCGCCGCACCGGACTGGTGCTGTGCGGCATGGGCGGACCCGACGGTCCCGGCGCGGTGGAGCCGTTCCTGCGCAACCTGTTCCGCGACCCGCAGATCTTCCCGGTGCCGCGCCTGCTGGCCCCCGTGCTGGGATGGGCGATCGCCAAGCGACGATCGCCCGACGTGCGCAAGCGCTACGCCCTGGTGAGTCCCGACTCGGTGACGCCGCAACTGGCGACCACACGTCGGCAGGGCGAACTGCTTGCCGAGCGGCTGCGGGGCGCGGGACTCGACATCCGGCCCGACATCGCCATGCGCTACTGGCGCCCGTTCCCCGACCAGACGGTGGCCTCGCTGCTCGAGCAGGGCGCCACGCAGTTCCTGGTCGTGCCCATGTACCCGCAGTTCTCGGCCGCGACGAACGGCAGCACGCTCGACTACGTGCTGGATTCGCTGCGTCGCCTGGCGCCCTCTGCTCCCGTGCACGCGGTGGCCGACTGGCACCTGCTGCCGGGATTCCTGGAGTCGCTGGCCCGGCCGGCGGCGGCACAACTGGGCGCCTGGGCCACCGCGGGCGAGGACGCTGCCGCGTCGGCGCTGCTCTACGTGGCGCACTCTCTGCCCTATTCGTTCATCAAGCGCGGCGACTGCTACGAGGAGCGCACACTGGAGACGGTGGCGGCCGTGCACGCCCGCGTGACCGCGGCGCTCGCCGCGGCAGGGCACGCCGACTGGCAGGCGCGGTTGGTGGTCGGCGGCTCGCAGCCCATGGTCGCGTTCCAGAGCCGCGTCGGTCCCATCAAGTGGCTCGAGCCGAACATCGAGGCCGAGACGCGCCGTCTGGCGGCCGCGGGATGCCGGCGGCTGTTCGTGCAGCCGGTCAGCTTCACCTGCGAGCACATCGAAACGCTGCTGGAGCTGGACCTGGAACTGAAGGAGACCGCCGAAAAGGCCGGGCTCCACGGCTTCGCGCGGGGCGCGGCGCTGAACGAGGATGCGGTGTGGCTGGACTCGCTGGCGGGCCATCTGGCGGCCACGGCGTTCGGCAGGGAGAACCACAGTGCGTGACAGTGGCGGCGAAATGCAGCGCGTGGCGGTGATCGGCGGCGGCGTGGCCGGCCTGGCGACGGCGCTGGCCCTGCGCGATCGCGCGCGGGCGTCAGGCGCCGCCGTGGCGGTGACGGTCTTCGAGAAGGACACCCAGAGCGGCGGCAACCTGCGCACGATCAACCAGGGCGGCTGGCAGTTCGAGTGGGGCCCCAACGGCTTCCTCGACAACGAGCCGGCCACCCTTCGCCTGGTGGACCGGCTG
This genomic window from bacterium contains:
- the hemC gene encoding hydroxymethylbilane synthase, which encodes MPQTPPAREFAATCRIGTRGSDLALWQAHTIQRLLGELGTQTEIEIIKTRGDRIDDVPLAQLEGKGFFTKELEDALLAGRVDLAVHSLKDLGTDMPDGLALAAMVGREDAREMLLVRKEAVDEARLARGEALPIRDGARLGTSAARRQAQVKKLRPDVQIVDLRGNVPTRVNRLREERYDAILLACAGLKRLELKLDDLFTMPLDPAVFVPAPAQGMLGLQCRDEDIWKRTIAQLDCTEAARAVRAERTLLCRLEGGCQLPFGVNITGSASQWRLEAFLARDVDDAAPLRLSLSGSDPEALAESAWSKLALHRGM
- a CDS encoding uroporphyrinogen-III synthase, giving the protein MTAAGRRIVLTREAQGNAPWLERLRELGFVTLDLPLLRYETLDPPAPAGRWDWVLLTSPQGARAYAAWAGRPDGAKIGTLGNGTRAALEAVGLFDELGCNVADGAMLARAFVASVTAPCRVLLPGAVSRMSEPAKTLRMAGYEVLDVPLYRTSAVPPEQLPTAPTAAADMVFFCSPTAVRAFVAAWKERPDCVAIGATTAAVAREAGFRTEVAETPDLDAMLRAAGLGQ
- the hemB gene encoding porphobilinogen synthase gives rise to the protein MDMYERPRRLRVSPVMREMVAETSVEARHLITPHFVVEGKGFKDEIASMPGVGHCSVDELVKEVGADLELGLKSHLLFGIPDRKDAHGTAALGDDSVIARALRELKKQFGSDIITVTDVCLCAYTSHGHCGFLEDGKVVNDPSVEQLAKMALAHARNGADIVSPSDMMDGRVGAMRELMDDEGYTDTSIIAYSAKYASAYYGPFRDACDSAPQGDRKSYQMDPRNGREGVLEAMLDVDEGADMVMVKPALAYLDVIRRVRDEVMVPVVCYNVSGEYSLVKAAAAAGWVNEAAIVRENLLAMRRAGSDLIITYHGREALAKGWLK
- the hemL gene encoding glutamate-1-semialdehyde 2,1-aminomutase, yielding MPGGVNSPVRSFKSVPGDPLFFRSAKGCRFTDEDGKSYIDWCLSWGPLILGHADAEVHAAALEAMNEGASFGAPSRREVLLAEAFLARMPHFDQVRFVSSGTEAVMSAIRLARGFTGRDVTVKFSGCYHGHTDSLLVEAGSGLATFGTPSSAGVPKGFSDTTVVLPLDDVAKLEAFFAARGSEVAALIIEPVPANSGLLIQRPEFLKACRDLTTKHGALLIFDEVITGFRVARGGAAELLGITPDLGTYGKIIGGGFPVGAYATRRDIMAHVSPLGSVYQAGTLSGNPVAMAAGLVTLEKTGRPGFYEDLERKGARLEAGLRKAAADAGITASLARQGSLFWCVFQPEAPRAVEAVDGSKMPTYGRLHRDLIDRGVYLAPSGWEVGFVSAAHADADIDATVSAVADTFKSWS
- the hemE gene encoding uroporphyrinogen decarboxylase; this encodes MADLKDSIFLKNLRGEPCDRTPIWIMRQAGRYLPEYLEVRSRISFNDLCRSPEAACEVTIQPIRRFGLDAAIMFSDILTPLEAMGAPFDFSHGGPKLERPLRDERDIRSLERYPSLEGVGFVADAIKLMKKELGDRTPLIGFAGSPFTLASYLIEGGGSKEYEHLKTMLYSRPELLQELLDLLGDQILDYLRMQVDAGVDAVQLFDTWGGILHPADYEKHVLPVVRRILDGLKDTGVPRIYFLKGSAPYNHLVSTLDCECFGVDWTQDLTRAIAELPGRCVQGNLDPLVLYGSHEQVRHRALEICRQGAAAPGHVFNLGHGILPHAPIPAVETLVRTVQEFRRGH
- the hemN gene encoding oxygen-independent coproporphyrinogen III oxidase, with amino-acid sequence MSLNIPADFVEKYNQPGPRYTSYPTVPAWKQPFGDSEYRESLAALNERPGDELAIYLHLPFCAKHCFYCGCNALVSREKNAVEVYLDRVEKELAMVTALIGTNRRVVQFHWGGGTPNYLSESEVNRALAMFRGAFDIAPDAEVSLEIDPRIATPEQVASLRAAGFNRISLGVQDFEESVQVAIGRRQGRERTLNVYQACRDAGFPGVNVDLVYGLPGQTRESFAHTLGEIIELQPDRVACFSYAHVPWVRPRQNKVDTTRMLSGYDKFSLFMLTVDLFQDADYTWIGMDHFAKRNDELSVALRDRALHRNFMGYATKPAPHMLAFGMSGIGDVCDRFVQNDAELDTWGTAIDEGRLPIVKGHKLSDDDRMRRLVILNVMCNLELPWALTERAFGAPADRLLAEELKALPPLVEDGLVEVNDRGLRITDKGRYFVRNVAMIFDAYLGGTQDKPLFSRTV
- the hemH gene encoding ferrochelatase produces the protein MASARSSLAGRVDNYATPRLDPARRTGLVLCGMGGPDGPGAVEPFLRNLFRDPQIFPVPRLLAPVLGWAIAKRRSPDVRKRYALVSPDSVTPQLATTRRQGELLAERLRGAGLDIRPDIAMRYWRPFPDQTVASLLEQGATQFLVVPMYPQFSAATNGSTLDYVLDSLRRLAPSAPVHAVADWHLLPGFLESLARPAAAQLGAWATAGEDAAASALLYVAHSLPYSFIKRGDCYEERTLETVAAVHARVTAALAAAGHADWQARLVVGGSQPMVAFQSRVGPIKWLEPNIEAETRRLAAAGCRRLFVQPVSFTCEHIETLLELDLELKETAEKAGLHGFARGAALNEDAVWLDSLAGHLAATAFGRENHSA